The genome window taaagtactatcagagaagttgatacctatgcaaatcggggacctaactAGTTAAGTACAGTTtcgttgcgttacgtcaaacccagctgacagatcacaattaacattgaattgacatattcgaccaaataacgtcggtctgtcaattgcataggaatcaacttcgtCGATGGTACTATTTGATAGgggcatagacttaatatatttatagatttATGGATAGGGGTATAATCAGGTTGTGCTGGCATTTGCTATAAGAATATGAGATCTTCGATAAATTATTTTTCGTGATGTTTTATTACAGTAATGGATTTGTCAATACCGGAGCACGATGTTGGCTACATTTACGACGAAGCTATGCTTAAACATAAGAATATATGCGAACCGtaagtatatagtatatacctaGGTACtccgaaataaaataaaatatttaaacatattaatattcaaaactacattcaaaataaaaattcagaGTTTTTGAGTCTTaggaaaacaaataaataactcCAAATCAACTTTTCTCGAACTTGtaaaatagtttattataataattatattcttctTGTCGCCGCGTTAGCACAAGATTACTAAATAGCTACTACGCGCTAGCTTTCGAACCGATGGTAGGCATTGAAGACTTCTATGAAAGAGTCTTTAACCAACttggaaataaaacatttttattaatttagcgATCACGTGGAATGCCCGGAGCGAATACTCCGAGTACACGAGCGGTTGCGAGACTTCGGCCTGCTAGAGCGGCTGCACCGACTGCCGACGCGGACCGCTACCGACAGGGAAATACTTACCGTGCACACCAAGGAGCATTTACAGAggtatttaagaggatacaccaggggcgagagaaattgaaaataggtatttgaaaatgtattgctgtctcaccaatctcaagtctcccaccgcagagcgcgatagagacaacacgacaaaagttccaataaaagaacagaaaatcttcgattcgttgtccgctaattccttctccaaaacttaaccgatttaagtatttttttcattaagaattaaagcaaggcttgagctgtgttcctatgttttattttttttgtatattctagccagttttgttttttgggtgtttgaacacagaggaaaatctggccatttttttgggtttttggatgttcttatcttttttaattattaaattatgaaaaaaaagaaaacatagggacatgctaatagtggccatagatattcaggaaaaaaatcataactctaccggcattatccagggaggaaacaggggacagcgtttgtatggaaaaacggcggtgtggaatcctcttaataattaaaatattatatactagatgtcccgcgcggcttcgcccgcgtaaagatggaattttacggaaacagtacatttttccataaaaaacagcttatgtccctactgcCTTCACTTgttctactctatatctgtgccaaatattgccataaaaattgctccagtagttcgtaatttctaatatttcccccgtttttcccacattttcctgagtttcttcggtcgtattagtattagcgtgataatatatagcctatagtcttactcgataaatgagctatctaacactggaataagtttttaaatcggtgacctggtagttcttgagattaacgcgttcaagcaaacatactcttcaggtttataaaattaggtaggtatatattttttttattatcacttgacaaactcgagtctcgatctaaaagactatgaaaagtaccaatagctcataagtcataaccatgggacgatgcatggtataatatggtagtgatgatgatgatgatgatgaatgtaatttgcatagtagaatatgctttccgttcttaaaacaacgccgaaactctcaaacttgtatctttaaataaccaggagttctctcagcaccttccgaaccacggtataccaggtatacctcggtgcaaaatcttatgTGTTGGTAGCacatgcttagaatacttctcacgaaaccgaagtcaccacatgtttccctataaattttgaggagttccctcgattacttatggatcattcatcagatcaccacttttaagaatataataccaaactgggatgataccctatataccaaaagaaaaattttgaaaatcggtcaacaaacggcggagtaatcgttgaacataagaaaacgaacataacacctcccccatttcgaaagtcggttaaaattgcagcctatgtgttattctgatgtataagctatgttattgtaataatccgttcagtagtttttgcgtgaaagagtaacaaacatctatacatccatacatccaaacaaactttcgcctttataatattagtaggataggactatgctgtggcggtacccacaattagcgcctggacattcctgcatcgcgctatcgaagttttctaagtgcgtcggtattatatatacgacagctgaaatcaatcacgtggacttcggcctgaccgagcataacacctcgctcggtcggaagatcttcctttgcggccaccACGCATATTACCACAATCAACATCTGTTACTGCGATAGCCCTGCTCCTCAACGCCCTTTCCGAAgtctttttttcttataatttctaTGAGCTCAAGCTGATGCAAATCATTTGCTAAAGTATTTATTCTCCTTTATTTAATATACTAAAATCTTAAAATCCCGTGGCATTACATCTATAATCTCCTACACGTGCATATTTACAGGCTAAAAGATCTATCATCGACGAAGCTTCGTGACCTCAACAGCGCTAAGGGTCAGTTTGACTCCGTGTATTTTCATCCCGACTCGTTTGAGAGCGCCGCCGTCGCCGCAGGCTGCGTGCTACAGGTACGAGCGAATTTTTACGTATACGTGTGAAATTTTTCGGGCGTCTGCCTGTTTTAGCGTACACGTACGTAATTTTCCGTACGTGctcatatttgaaaatattagagcatttatggatattttcaagcatttttatgtttataaGCGTATATTAATTACACGTACGCGTGTGCCTAGTAGCTAAACACTTTTGTAGTTTAATATTTCCCACATTACCGTTCAGTTATCACTGAAATTGAACAGCTGTCATGCTATCAAAATCcctatattacaatttacagtctACAGAAACGCGTAATTGGTTACTTTTGACCTATCATTTCTGACATACCCCTTTTCTTAACACGAACTACGTGGTAACGATACTTTAGTTAGTAAAGTCTCGCAATTTACATTACTATATCGtaaaaatagtataataatttatagatgGTGGACGCGGTGTTATCTGGCGTGTGCGGTGCGGGCGTGTGCGCGGTGCGGCCGCCCGGCCACCACGCGGACGCGGCCACGCCCAGCGGCTTCTGTCTGCTCAACTCCGCCGCGCTCGCCGCCGCGCACGCCACAGCGTCCGCGACGCCACGCGCGCGCCGCGTGCTACTGCTCGACTGGGATGTACACCATGGAAACGGCACACAGCGTCTCACGTATAACGATCCCAaggtaaaacaaaataaatcaattaaGAGAAGGgcaatttaaaaattaacattGAATAACGTTATCCTTATCATcaattattataggtatatgGCTGTCAAGAATGACTAGCATTTGCATTTTATCAAAACATAAATTTCTGAtcattttttaaagaaaatctaTCGAAAAAATCTGTCATACATTTTTAGTTTGGTTAAATTTAGCTTTCCAACTAAGTAAAGTTTAATTACAGATTCTATACATGTCGATCCACCGGTACGACAACGGCACGTTCTTCCCGAGCTCCACGGAGGCGGACCACAGCGCGGTGGGGGAGGGCGCGGGGAGGGggtacaatgtcaacatacccTGGAACAAGGTAGTAATCTGGTGTACTATAAACGGACACTGATGATGTGTGACCAATATCAGatagttaattaataattactgttaaaatatatacaaagaGAGGCGCACTtaaagtactttattatattttaacagaataaaatattataaatatattagttACATATGTTTCTTCTATGCGAATAGTATACAGCAGCGGTTCCCAAAGTCTGCCGCGGCGTCCTGGTGCGCCGTAGAAAGTAAAGAGGGGCGCCGCGACGCGCGCCATGGCCCTTGAGTTGATCCTTTATCATTATCAGAAAAcacaaatattatcattaatggTGCCTATTTATTACTGTATCATTTTCAAATAGCTACCAAATaggtagggcgccgtgacaaaatactAAAGTAACTGCGCCGTGGGCTGAAAAGATTGGGTGGTCTACAGGTATATTCTGGTAAAACTTCGTAACTGTATTTTTCAGCGCGGCATGGGCGACGCGGAGTACATGGCGGCGTTTACACAGATCGTGCTGCCGATAGCGTACGAATACAGTCCCGACCTCGTCATAGTGTCTGCGGGCTTCGACGCCGCCGTCGGCGACCCGCTCGGCGGTGAGTACCGATAGATGGCGCTGAGGCGATTTAAATCGCGCTGTTCTATTGTTTTgactttttaaggttccgtacacaaagggtaaaaacgggagcctattcagTAATAGACAGTGGACTGTCTataacttcgatgtctgtctgtctatctccacgCTGTATCTCTATagtggtatggaacccttcatgcgcgactCGGACTCGCACTTGGTACATTAGTATAGTGCACTTTCATTATATCAATTTGAATGTCATATTTTGTCATACACTCCTAAAATTGTCTATTTAATGTagtttataatttttcaaaGCAACGGCATACTCGTCTTATAATGAACCTAGTCGAGCTTATGACACTCAAGATAATTATCCTTCTAAATTTTTTAGGTTGCAAAGTCACACCAGAATGCTTCGGTCGTATGACGCAGCTCCTAAGAAGCttggcgggcggccgcgtcATATTATGTCTGGAAGGCGGCTACAACGTAACCAGCGTTTCATACTCCATGGCTATGTGCACTAAGGCCTTACTCGGTGACCCTATACATCACCAGTATGACCCCAAAGTGACAGTGCATTCTTCTACCGTGGATACTATAAACGATGTTATCACAACGCATAAACAGTATTGGAAGAGTCTCAAGTTTCAAGTGGCGCTGCCGACAGAGGACGTACTCGATGAGCCGGCGCCGTCTCGAGGACTTACGGATATGAATGTGCTTGATTCCTTCGCGAAAATGAGTATAAGCGACAAGAAATGTTCCGATGGAGTGCACTGTGGGACAGACGATGAAGATGACAGCAAAACCAATGAAGCTAGTGGCTCcataaaagaagaaaataaagataattGTGACAAGAAATGCGCTGACGGGGTACACTGTGGGACGGACGATGAGGATGACAGCAAAGATGCTAGTGGAtccaaaaaagaagaaaataaagacAGTGAACCGAAAACGTTAGTGGATTACTTGAGTGACAACATGGAGGCGCTAGTGAACGGTGAGATGTACGCAGTGGTGCCGCTACAGTGGTGTCCGCACTTGGACTCGCTGTACGCTATACCGGAGAGTGTGACCTTCAAGCAGGGTGTGAAGTGCGCGGACTGTGAACACACCGTGGAGAACTGGGTGTGTCTACATTGTTACACTGTAAGTTGAACTTTTATTCGATCCATAGACTATGTCATAGTGAATCTGAAAAGATATATAGTGTAAAATTTTTTGGAAAATGTTGTCAATTGccattaaatccatactaatattagaaaatccaaagtgtatgtctgtctgttaccacagCACGCCGACCGAAAAAATACATAGATAACTCTTATcacggcaaaatgtacggttcccgctggATAAAGTAAAGTTCGTCCCAAAGTTGTGAGCAACATACAGCTGTTACATACAAATGATTATAAATCAATTCTGGATTCCTTTTAAGTCTACGTTgcttttttgttattaaatttgCATGACATAACATCTAAATAGTTACATATTTACTTCTACATTACAGACAGCGTGCGGGCGCTACGTGAACGGTCACTTGCAGGCGCATGCGGCGTCCCACTCGCACGCTCTTGCCCTCTCGCTCGCGGACCTGTCCGTCTGGTGCAGCGTGTGCGACGCGTACGTCGACAACGCACTCCTCTACGACGCAAAGAACAAAGCGCATCGCAGCAAGTTTGGCGCTGATATGCCCTGGTGTTACCCCGACAATGTTCTGCAGATGAAGTGAAGTTGTATAGCGGTATAGATTGTACCGCAGAGCACAAATTCGTCGTTGATCCAACACGACTTGTCTAATTTCGTTTTCAAAGGTTTTTCCATGTGTGAATTAATCAGGCAAACAAAATATCAGCCCTAGTAgccaagtggcaagcgattatcgtaaacgctaacaaaatatatgcgATTGACATAACATAattcatcgcttcgctagcgaatactaatctcaaatcccatacattttgtgacgttggcgtttacgataatcgcttgccgcttgtctaggcagCCAGTAGATTTCTGCGTGCTCTGCATTTGGACTATAAAaactatatacatatttaaatcaTTGGTAAGTTATTCGGTGTCCTTCTCTTTGTTTACGTTACAAAAATCACGGGACAGATAAGGATGAGACAGTGACTAATCAATGGTTtgaatagaaatattttttctctgaATTGGTTGTAAAATTggctaatttattatttatttgtcagTGTATAATTATGTTAAGGTGACTTAATATTTTGAAACTGTAAGCAAACATGTTTTATTGGCTTATTAcccttattataaaaaatacaaaaagtattgtacttttttatatttgaatactgtattttgtatgtaaaaaaatgttcttacaCAAAAATAACTACTTAGTAAAAACAACGATTTCTTTGACTACATTTTGTGTACTTGAacaaaatatatagattattgctattataatttttacaaacatttcaaataataattaacactaCATTTTAAATGCATATAAGACAAaccgataaaaaaaaacttaacacaATCGCTAATGAAAATGGCAGCTTGAAATTGTTCATGTTACTATACATTATGTAacacattttattgtattcGTACTTACACCCTTATAGACTATCCCCTTACTAATgataattatattgaaatagCAAATAACTAGATACAAGATATGATTGTCATTGTCTAGCATACTTGAAAAGTCGTGTAACAGAtaaagacagcaaactttgaATAGTTTTTTGCTGCGTTAATATATTTAGTAAGAAAGCAATTGTTATAATTGCATACTAAATACTTTATTATCTTGTCATGGGCCCATTGTTAATTCTATGTATGGACCACTCTTACTATGATTAGAGCATTTAGAGCACATTAATTGTAAAATACTGTAAAAACACATAAGAGCTTGATTGTAGTGTTACTGTGTAAATCTCAAGTAGATTGTAAATGTTGATATCTAGACATAAGAAGTATTTTCTCAGACCATAGTTATAATGCAAATGAACAGAGAAATAAGAGAAGTCCGAACGCGCACGAAATGCGCTCGCGGCTCGGTGCGTGCGTGCTTCATTGAAGTAGgcctgtgattggtccaaattttgacagccaaccaatcacagagcctgaaccgtgtcttgagaccgagatgcgtcttgagtactgactatttataccggtcTTAAATTTACCGAacgagtatttttatttacttatataggCCAGCTACATGTGCCAAACAATATTTTTGCTCATGTCTCAATTTACTAATATGCCTTAttcaaaacaatataatattcaataaatcATATCATATTTATTAACTATTCATGTGTTTTACTTATTAATCATTTTTTATAACAGGAGAGTTACAAAAGTGGCACTTAATACAAATTCAAAAGATTTGCTTTTTGTGGCTTTGTTTGGTTAAGCATAAAACGTAATATAGGCTTTGTCTTAGGCCAGCCgcaaattgtccgaaatttctgatcagaaacatatgAACTGCCAGATCAGatcagaaaaataattacttgggaccaatcgccagatgaaaaaaatgttaaaaattaatatctggtgattgggcctactgggcccaaaaaccttggttgggacgaaacaccagagtactcatccgatcgacggcatctgacacataatgtcagatgcctgccggaacgcactctgctcatatattttgtgtctgacgtccggtccggatgagttgtcaaatgccgtctatcggatggcagaaatttttaattgcgttCCGGCGTCTGAtattatgtgtcagatgacgtcgatcggatggcagttcaaatgtttctgacggatcgcgctctctgttacattttgtactgagccgagtgagctcgaactcgccggatagtgtgcggtgtggcggtccggccgacgttcaaatgtttcgtatcagaaatttcggacaatgtgcggccgggcttagaaaaatattaatgatatttacaaaaatgatcaaaacttttaagttttagGAGATTTCTATTTTCACACGCTTAcaactaaactaaaaaaaaatctatcagCTGTGATCTGTCAGAGTGTCAGCTACTGTCAATGTCAAATTAATGACAAAAAATACCGAAATGGGTGatgaaaatttttaattttaaatttgtgaaatatttatttagtgaTAAATCTAACAAAAGAAATAGTAACAGTGTAGGAAATGTTAATTGGCTAGGTTAAATacaaattatctatatatattttgtgaaacGACTCTAAAGTTGGAATACTGTAAGTTTTGCTGTTATattgtttacattttacatttatttcacATCTATACAGAGAATGCTTTATGTGCTGAGTGTTTTCTAATTATAAATAACGAAacctaaaaaatgaaatacaaaTACAATTGCGTGTGTACTATTTCTCACACGAAATTGTTATGATGAAATCGGCAAAAGAACAGAATCAAATAGCTGGTCTATTTACTACTTAAACGTAGGCACTAATATTCTTTTGTTTTAGGCTTTTAAATATCACAAATTACAATGAAGTCATTAAAACCACTATGGAGTCTGGGAAGACGAAGAGTAAGCACTTGGTCACCTCTCGCAACCGCATTTAACACGAGGCCAACAAGTAGACCTATATTCGAATCCTTGAGAGAGCGAACTGTACGTTATTCTGAACATTTTTAATTAGACTTAGCATTCTTATGAGTAAAATCTTTCTTGTTCTTGTCACTTTAAAGTTTAAGcagttgattttttaaaactaatAAGTATCATGTTGTAATGATATACAATGCTGCTTCTAGGGTCTGTTCAACAAGCCAGAGCTAACAAGTTTCGAAGGCTTCTACACACTCAGAGATGAAGCTATAGCGGCCACAGACAGGCTCATAGAGGAGGCTACTACCAACCCGACTCGTCCCATGGTTGAGATTTTCGATGAGCTCTCGGACACGTTATGTAAAGTTGCAGACTTAGCAGAATTTGTTAGGATTGCTCATCCCCAACCACACTTTGCAGCGGCCGCTGAGGAAGCGTGTATAAGTATTAGCGGTGTGGTAGAAAAGTGAGTACCTTTGGTACGTACTTAGTTGGGAAGTATGaggaatttttatattatatataatgttTATGCCAAATTGTGAGATTGCCATTTATACCAATTTGGCAGATAGTCTACAAAGTAGATATATTGTCGATGACCAAGGGTGTGAAATTTTTTCATGTTATCAAGATCTTAGCCATACAAAATGTGTAATTTTCAGACTGAATACTCACAAAGGGTTATATGAAGCCCTGCGTGATTCTGTCACTAAAGGCACATCGGGTGACAAACATTTGGCGGAACTGTTTCTGTTTGATTTTGAACAAAGTGGGATTCAGCTGGAGGAGGAGAAACGCCAGGAAGTGGTCGCGCTCAATGACCTCATACTGCAGTCTGGACAGCAGTTCATGGCCGGAGCTGCCAAGCCACGGAGAGTCCCCCGAGCTGCAGTCCCACAGAATGTCCGACAATTGTAAGAATttgtaacataatttaaatttatagaaattttaaaatgcacAATTGACAAAGGGGATTAGAAAATAATCAGATGCGCAATAATTTAATTCAAAGGCGAAATATTCGTCGACATCGCAACTTATGTgacaaacaaaacaattttatatacatgtatgtatattgtatatgtcgtaggattatttgataaatcgaattttcgcgaaaattctagggatttttcgaaaacacggataattagataatggtgataacatttttcaattatcctaaaaaaaataggttttttgggaaaacgcgagttgccttagtaacattgcacattcttaacgctgattgccttgatttttgcttactggctaactcttattctgattggttactttcttttcctatgtatctttgaggtaaTACACCATATAATTATAAAGGAcataacctcagaattagtttctggtTCTGTTAAACTTTCAGCACTTATTttcaagtccaactgcaattttaaacacattaaatatcaaaaactgctagctcgcttacaaaaacaaccacaaacaaaacaacgcgtgacaatgaattgactttaaaacgtcaagtcttcaaccaattagagaagatgttgttgcgaggcgcttaaaccgaccaatcagtgatttttttcgataataactaacgattcgtttcgcaatcgtactaaggcgactcgcattttcgcgaaaacacttaCTTTTGTCATTaagattgaaaaatgtaatcaacattatctaattatccgtgttttcgcgaaaaccctagaattttcgcgaagattcgatttatcaaatcatcctacgacatatataccaTTTACACAATTAGTTAACCCCGTGTATAGTTTCAGCGGCGACGGCTCCCACGTGATAGTGAGCGGGGTGTACGCGGAGTGCGGGGAGGGGGCGGCGCGCGAGGCCGCCTACCGCCTCTACCTCGCACCCGACGACAGACAGGAGCGCCTGCTGACCGCCACGCTAGCGGCGCGCGCCCGCCTGGCGGGGCTGTGCGGGTTCGACACGTACGCGGACCGGTGAGTAAGCGGGGTGTACGCGGAGTGCGGGGAGGGGGCGGCGCGCGAGGAGAAGATAAACACACCTTGTATAAATAAGGGCATAAATATATTGATCGTTATTCATATCAGGGCAATAAAGGCGAGTACAATGGAGACGGCGACCAACGTGCAGCGGTTCCTGGACCGTCTGGCGGACAACCTGCACGACCGCGCCCGGGCCGACTTCGACGCCATGCTGCAGATGAAGAGGAAGGAGACTCCTTATCAGGTATCTACTTTAAACACCCACAGGGAACTTGCGCAACGATGGTGCTGCGAAGTGCCTCTGAAACTGAAAGTTGATTATTTGCTTGACATTCCCGCGTCAGTGTTTTATACAAAGAAAGACGCTTACGGGTGTCAACCTCCATTAAAAACTAATATATAAGTGCCATTAATCAGAATGTCAAATACTGAACCGACCAAATCACTGGCCTACATTTTTTCATGAAGTAGATAAACCAGTATTTTTCAGCACTAAACGAGctgttgatgatgaattatatctAGGAATACTCTCGatcatgtaaaaaaaattgatcaaaatcggtctaccaATTTGAATGCTACCATTCAACAAACAGACGcgttaaacttataacaccACTTTTTTATCGCCGGGAGTTTAAAAGAGATAGAATGGTGGTGGTGGTGATCTTTGCATAGCAATAATTGTCCACATTGCTAATGATTACGATTTCCTTTCTCATATGTTCTAGGACGCGCTAATGTGCTGGGACACGCCGTACTTCACGCACAAGGCTCGGGCGTCGCTGCTGGGGGCGGCGGCGTCGGAGCACGCGCCCTACTTTAGCCTCGGCGCCTGCATGGAGGGACTCAACATGATCTGCCAGGAGCTATACGACATCACCCTACAATCTGAGGAAATGTTGCCAGGTGACAGGCtacattaaaaaatttattttagacTTATCCTAAAAATGCAGcgtcacaaaaaaaatatatatctatgtTGCAACTACCTGCATATTTAACATACATTTCTATC of Aricia agestis chromosome 9, ilAriAges1.1, whole genome shotgun sequence contains these proteins:
- the LOC121730547 gene encoding histone deacetylase 6 isoform X2 yields the protein MSTSPPTQSRRSAGDAKKTPPSSIVTRNGAKNAKIQTRSMLKPNVKPSPALLAAKKKAQQKKKTAFDTVLKDHYQIAMECKSKVKGPTGFVTEPRMTEHRCLWDENYPENPERLISVIKRCEELKLIEECKQFPPRLATKEELMTLHSPEVYDLLLKTHENNDVEYLEDVSSKYDAIYIHPSTHSLALLAAGSTIDMVDRVVTGEVQTGVAFVRPPGHHAMRAEPCGYCFYNNVALAAHHAVHKRGLERVLIVDWDVHHGQATQQMFYDDPRVLYFSIHRYEHGSFWPNLRQSDFPYVGSGAGAGRNVNVPLNETGATDADYLAIWHQLLLPMALEYSPQLIIISAGFDAALGDEKGEMEVTPACYGHLTRALLAVCGAVVAVLEGGYCLASLAEGAAHTLRALLRPPPPLPPLAPPSHTIRETILNCIYAHKKYWRCFNYQPTYSIHSSVQNVCDERREKHTVTVKWLGDETRPERFATRDCYPLQDDTTKRNIKERLEHLKQVMDLSIPEHDVGYIYDEAMLKHKNICEPDHVECPERILRVHERLRDFGLLERLHRLPTRTATDREILTVHTKEHLQRLKDLSSTKLRDLNSAKGQFDSVYFHPDSFESAAVAAGCVLQMVDAVLSGVCGAGVCAVRPPGHHADAATPSGFCLLNSAALAAAHATASATPRARRVLLLDWDVHHGNGTQRLTYNDPKILYMSIHRYDNGTFFPSSTEADHSAVGEGAGRGYNVNIPWNKRGMGDAEYMAAFTQIVLPIAYEYSPDLVIVSAGFDAAVGDPLGGCKVTPECFGRMTQLLRSLAGGRVILCLEGGYNVTSVSYSMAMCTKALLGDPIHHQYDPKVTVHSSTVDTINDVITTHKQYWKSLKFQVALPTEDVLDEPAPSRGLTDMNVLDSFAKMSISDKKCSDGVHCGTDDEDDSKTNEASGSIKEENKDNCDKKCADGVHCGTDDEDDSKDASGSKKEENKDSEPKTLVDYLSDNMEALVNGEMYAVVPLQWCPHLDSLYAIPESVTFKQGVKCADCEHTVENWVCLHCYTTACGRYVNGHLQAHAASHSHALALSLADLSVWCSVCDAYVDNALLYDAKNKAHRSKFGADMPWCYPDNVLQMK
- the LOC121730550 gene encoding mitochondrial intermediate peptidase translates to MKSLKPLWSLGRRRVSTWSPLATAFNTRPTSRPIFESLRERTGLFNKPELTSFEGFYTLRDEAIAATDRLIEEATTNPTRPMVEIFDELSDTLCKVADLAEFVRIAHPQPHFAAAAEEACISISGVVEKLNTHKGLYEALRDSVTKGTSGDKHLAELFLFDFEQSGIQLEEEKRQEVVALNDLILQSGQQFMAGAAKPRRVPRAAVPQNVRQFFSGDGSHVIVSGVYAECGEGAAREAAYRLYLAPDDRQERLLTATLAARARLAGLCGFDTYADRAIKASTMETATNVQRFLDRLADNLHDRARADFDAMLQMKRKETPYQDALMCWDTPYFTHKARASLLGAAASEHAPYFSLGACMEGLNMICQELYDITLQSEEMLPGESWAPDVYKLGVVHAREGPLGHIYCDLYERPGKPHQDCHFTIRGGKLLPDGTYQNPIVVIMLSLSGGHRSGPALLSAGAVDNLFHECGHALHSMLGRARHQHVAGTRTATDLAELPSVLMEYFAASPQVVRRFARHFQTGEAMPEDMLQRLCASKYLFGASEMQLQVFYSALDQHYHGAEGAGGRSTTEILKDVQKQYYGLPYVENTAWQHRFSHLIGYGAKYYSYLISRALASCAWRQFAPRPLAAAPGHRLRDRLLRHGGARPPRELLQDYLDMEITPETMANALTEELDYQKDQLDTIFKVAAKR
- the LOC121730547 gene encoding histone deacetylase 6 isoform X1, producing the protein MSTSPPTQSRRSAGDAKKTPPSSIVTRNGAKNAKIQTRSMLKPNVKPSPALLAAKKKAQQKKKTAFDTVLKDHYQIAMECKSKVKGPTGFVTEPRMTEHRCLWDENYPENPERLISVIKRCEELKLIEECKQFPPRLATKEELMTLHSPEVYDLLLKTHENNDVEYLEDVSSKYDAIYIHPSTHSLALLAAGSTIDMVDRVVTGEVQTGVAFVRPPGHHAMRAEPCGYCFYNNVALAAHHAVHKRGLERVLIVDWDVHHGQATQQMFYDDPRVLYFSIHRYEHGSFWPNLRQSDFPYVGSGAGAGRNVNVPLNETGATDADYLAIWHQLLLPMALEYQPELIIISAGFDAAIGCPEGEMEVTPACYGHLTRALLAVCGAVVAVLEGGYCLASLAEGAAHTLRALLRPPPPLPPLAPPSHTIRETILNCIYAHKKYWRCFNYQPTYSIHSSVQNVCDERREKHTVTVKWLGDETRPERFATRDCYPLQDDTTKRNIKERLEHLKQVMDLSIPEHDVGYIYDEAMLKHKNICEPDHVECPERILRVHERLRDFGLLERLHRLPTRTATDREILTVHTKEHLQRLKDLSSTKLRDLNSAKGQFDSVYFHPDSFESAAVAAGCVLQMVDAVLSGVCGAGVCAVRPPGHHADAATPSGFCLLNSAALAAAHATASATPRARRVLLLDWDVHHGNGTQRLTYNDPKILYMSIHRYDNGTFFPSSTEADHSAVGEGAGRGYNVNIPWNKRGMGDAEYMAAFTQIVLPIAYEYSPDLVIVSAGFDAAVGDPLGGCKVTPECFGRMTQLLRSLAGGRVILCLEGGYNVTSVSYSMAMCTKALLGDPIHHQYDPKVTVHSSTVDTINDVITTHKQYWKSLKFQVALPTEDVLDEPAPSRGLTDMNVLDSFAKMSISDKKCSDGVHCGTDDEDDSKTNEASGSIKEENKDNCDKKCADGVHCGTDDEDDSKDASGSKKEENKDSEPKTLVDYLSDNMEALVNGEMYAVVPLQWCPHLDSLYAIPESVTFKQGVKCADCEHTVENWVCLHCYTTACGRYVNGHLQAHAASHSHALALSLADLSVWCSVCDAYVDNALLYDAKNKAHRSKFGADMPWCYPDNVLQMK